The sequence GGTGACATACCAGCCGGGGCGCCGCTCCAGCAGGCCCGCCTGGCTGATCCGTCGGGACAACTGTGCGTAGTCACTACCTCGCCGTCGTACCGGCGGTTCCGCCACCGCTCCGAGCGCCATCGCTGCTCCCGTTCCGCTTGCGCCCGTACCAGGGTGGTTCGGGCTTAATGTCAAGTCTCCCGATCGCGGTAGCGGTGAGTAACCCCGACAACCCCCGAATGGGGGGTAGGGCAGGCCCTACCCCTACTGGTTCGGCTCAGCCGAGTCGGCCCACCGCAGCGCGCAGTCGAGCCAGGTCACGTCGACGCCGCTCGTAGGTGGCGGCGAGCCCGACCAGCGCCAGCCCGCCGACCCCCAGGTAGATCCACCGGGGCAGCAGGTCCCATCCCCGGGCCACCTCGTGCAGCGCCAACAGCGTCAGCACCCCGCCGCCGAGCAGCACCGGCGCCTGCCACCGGCGGGTCGCGCCGGCGAGCACCGCGCCGGTGGCCGCCGCGCCGAGGAGCAGTCGCCGCCACGGCTGCGGGTCCGGCCCGGCCAGCACCGACACGAGGCTGGGCAGCAACGCCGCTACCAGCCCCGGGCCGAGGGCCGGCCAACTGGTCAGCCCCGGCCGGGTGCGCAGCGCCAGCAGACCCGCGCCGACGGCGAGCGCCGCGGCCGGCAGGGTGTACGCCTCCAGCACTGTCACCCCACCGGCGGCCAGCAGTACCCAGGCCCCGAGCAGTTCGCTGCCGGCGGCGATCCCGGCGAACGGCCACCGCCGACCGGCCGGTTCATTCCGGCGCAGCAGCCGCAGCGCGACGGCGACACCCCAGAGCACGCAGACGGTGGCGAGGTGCCGCGCCACCTCGACGGCGAGCACCGCCGCCACCAGCGCGACGGCCTGCGCGGCAGCGTCCAGCACCCGTCCCAGCCGGGCCCCCGCCGGGGTGACCACAGCGGCGGCCAGCACCAACGCGGCCACCACCAGCAGTGGGTACGCGGCAGCCCGCAACGACAGCCCGCCGGCGAGTGGGGCGGTCACCGCCAACGCGGACGCCGCGCCCACGGCGGCGAGACAACCGGCGACCCGTACCTCGAACCGGCGCGCCCCGGCGGCGACCGCCACCGCCGCCACCAGCAGCGCCCCCTCGGCTGCGAGCGTCCCGGCCCGGGTGGCCAGCAGACCGAGCACACCGGAGGCCACCAACACCACGCCCACCGGCACGGCGACCGGTGCGAGCGCCAGGCGGGCCGCCGCCAAAGCGGTGAACAGCAGCGCGGCCAGGCCGGCGAGCAGAACGGCGGCCGGCAGCACCGGCCACGGCGCGCCGATCGCGATGAGCAGCACCGGCAGCGCCGCCGCGACGAACGGCAGAGCGGGCGGCACCGGCAGGCCGGCCCGCCGACCGGTCAGCGCGCCGGCTATTGCCAGCACGACCAGCGCGAACCCGGCCGGGAGCACCGTCGGGTCGGCGACGACAGTGGGCACCCCCGACCACACCCGGTCCCGACCGCCGTAGGGCGACCCGAGCGCTGTCAGCACCGTCGGCAGGACCGCCAGGACGGCGACGGCCGCCAGCGTTCCGCCCGCCGCCAGCAACAGCGCCGACCGGCCCGGCTCGCTCCCGTCGGCCGCCGGGCGGTCCCCGAGGGCCGCCGGGCCGGAGGCGCTCGCCGACGGCAGCAGGTAGGCGACGGACGCGACACCCAGGGCCGCCAGCGCGGCGTACAGCGCGAGCGGTTCGTCACCCGCCCCGACCAGTGGCGCGAGGCCCGGCACTGTCACCGCGACGACGGCGCCGGTCAGCGCGTACCCGATCAGCTCCACCCGGTGGCGACGGGCCGCGAGCGCCGCGGCCAGCGACAGCCCGGCGGCGGCCAGCGCGAGCCGGGCCTGCCACCACGGCGACCCGCCCGCGGCGAACATCGCCACCGCCGCGATCCCGGGCAGCGCGAGCTGCCCGACCAGCAGACCCGCGCCGGCCACCTCCCGGTACGCGCCGGTCCCCCGTCGGACGGCGAGGGCCAGCCCGACCACGGCGAGCACGCCGAGCGCCACCAGGGCACCGGCCGGGGCGGCCAGGGCGACCAGCAGCCCGTGCCCGAGCAGCACAGCACCGCCGAGCGCACGGGTGCGCAGGGCGACCGGCGGGGTGGTCGGACGGGCCAGCACGGCGAGCAGCAACGCGACCCCGCCGACCAGGTCGATGGCCACCACCTGCGACCAGGAGGCCGTCCAGCCGGCGGGTACGGCGAACAGCACCGCCACCGCCCCGGCCGTGGCGAGCACCGCCCGCGCGTTCCGGGGCAGCAGCAGCACCGTGGCGCCGATAGCCAGTGCCACCGCCGGTGCCAGCTGCCAGCCCCAGCGCAGGCCCGGCCCCGTCCCAGCCCCGCCCCAGGGCGGCAGCGACCGGCCGACGGTGGCGACCGCCAGCCCGACGGTGATCAGCACTGTCACCTGCGCCGTCCCCGCCGCGACGAACAGCGCACCGGCCCGCGGGCCGGTCCGCCAACCGCCGCCACCGTCCGCCGCCCCCGCCGGCACGAACCGCACGGCGACAGCCAGCCCGAGCGCCACCATCGCCGCTGCGAGCAGCAGCAGGGACGGCCGCAGCTCCGCCACCGGACGCAGCAGGGCGGCTGCGAGCACCGGCACCAGCAGCCCTGCCGCCACGGCCCGCAGCGCCCGCCCCCCGACGAGCCGGGCCGCGCCGAACCCGGTCAGCGCGACAAGCACCAACGGCACCCCGGCCAGCAGTGGCGAGCCCCCCGCCCGCCCACTGACCAGCGGCACCACCGCGCAGGCCGCGGCACCCACCAGCGCGGCGACGTGACCAACGCCGGCCAGCACCCGGCCGACGAGCTGCGCCGCCCCTTCCCGGCCCCGCAGCGCCGCCAGCACGGCCAGGTTCAGCGCCGCCACCCCGAGCAGTACCAACGCCCACCCGGCCGCACCCAGCCCGGCCTCGGCGGCGAGCAGCGGCAACGCCGGCTGGGCGGCCACCAGGGCGGCGAACCAGGGCCCTGTCAACCCGCTCCACCGGCCGTACGCCACGGCGACCGCCGCGCTGGCCCCCCCGACCAGCGCGGCGTACCGGCTGCCCGGCCAGCCGGTCACGCCGGCCAGGTCCACCGACCAGGCCGCGTAACCGTCCAGCACCACCAGCAGCAACCCCACCGCGGCGAACGTCTCCGCCGTACCCCGCAAACCTCGGCGGACCGCCAGCAGCGGCACGCCCAGGGCGAGCGCGGTGAACGCCACCAGGATCAACGCCCGCCCGGCGACCCCCACCGCCGCCCAGGCGACAGCGGTGAACACCACCGCCGCGGTGCCCAGCAGGAGTCCACCGAGGACGAAGAGCAGACCTTGGACCGTCCGGGTCGAGGTCTCCGCCGCACCCGGTCGCGAATCCGCCGCCACCCCGGGACCCGGGCCGATGGACGGCGCCGGGCCGACGAGAGCCGCCGGGCGCGCCACGACCGAGGCGGCCAACCCGGCCCGGACGACCGCCGCCAGTTCGGCCCGCCGCCGCGACACGGTCGACAGACGTCCGGCCAGCTCGGTGTACGCGCGGCGCGCCTGCTCCACCTTCGGCTCAAGCTCGGCGGCCTCCCGGCTCAGCCGAACCACCTCGGCGGCGATCGGGTCGGGCGCGCGCCGGCAGCCGGAGCAACCGGCGCTCAGGTCGGCCGGCGCACCGCAGGCGGGGCAGGGGTAACGGGTGTCGTCCACCCGGTCATCATCGACAGCCGACCCGGGCGCCACCCAGAGT comes from Micromonospora vinacea and encodes:
- a CDS encoding SCO7613 C-terminal domain-containing membrane protein, whose amino-acid sequence is MDDTRYPCPACGAPADLSAGCSGCRRAPDPIAAEVVRLSREAAELEPKVEQARRAYTELAGRLSTVSRRRAELAAVVRAGLAASVVARPAALVGPAPSIGPGPGVAADSRPGAAETSTRTVQGLLFVLGGLLLGTAAVVFTAVAWAAVGVAGRALILVAFTALALGVPLLAVRRGLRGTAETFAAVGLLLVVLDGYAAWSVDLAGVTGWPGSRYAALVGGASAAVAVAYGRWSGLTGPWFAALVAAQPALPLLAAEAGLGAAGWALVLLGVAALNLAVLAALRGREGAAQLVGRVLAGVGHVAALVGAAACAVVPLVSGRAGGSPLLAGVPLVLVALTGFGAARLVGGRALRAVAAGLLVPVLAAALLRPVAELRPSLLLLAAAMVALGLAVAVRFVPAGAADGGGGWRTGPRAGALFVAAGTAQVTVLITVGLAVATVGRSLPPWGGAGTGPGLRWGWQLAPAVALAIGATVLLLPRNARAVLATAGAVAVLFAVPAGWTASWSQVVAIDLVGGVALLLAVLARPTTPPVALRTRALGGAVLLGHGLLVALAAPAGALVALGVLAVVGLALAVRRGTGAYREVAGAGLLVGQLALPGIAAVAMFAAGGSPWWQARLALAAAGLSLAAALAARRHRVELIGYALTGAVVAVTVPGLAPLVGAGDEPLALYAALAALGVASVAYLLPSASASGPAALGDRPAADGSEPGRSALLLAAGGTLAAVAVLAVLPTVLTALGSPYGGRDRVWSGVPTVVADPTVLPAGFALVVLAIAGALTGRRAGLPVPPALPFVAAALPVLLIAIGAPWPVLPAAVLLAGLAALLFTALAAARLALAPVAVPVGVVLVASGVLGLLATRAGTLAAEGALLVAAVAVAAGARRFEVRVAGCLAAVGAASALAVTAPLAGGLSLRAAAYPLLVVAALVLAAAVVTPAGARLGRVLDAAAQAVALVAAVLAVEVARHLATVCVLWGVAVALRLLRRNEPAGRRWPFAGIAAGSELLGAWVLLAAGGVTVLEAYTLPAAALAVGAGLLALRTRPGLTSWPALGPGLVAALLPSLVSVLAGPDPQPWRRLLLGAAATGAVLAGATRRWQAPVLLGGGVLTLLALHEVARGWDLLPRWIYLGVGGLALVGLAATYERRRRDLARLRAAVGRLG